Proteins encoded by one window of Bos javanicus breed banteng chromosome 22, ARS-OSU_banteng_1.0, whole genome shotgun sequence:
- the HMCES gene encoding abasic site processing protein HMCES isoform X1: MCGRTSCHLPREVLARACAYRDRQGHQRLPEWRDPDRYCPSYNKSPRSSSPVLLSRLHLEKDADSSERIIAPMRWGLVPYWFKEADLSKLQINTSNCRSDTIMEKRSFKVPLVKGRRCVVLADGFYEWQRRQATSHRQPYFIYFPQVKPEKSEQVGAVASPEDWEKVWDNWRPLTMAGIFDCWEPPAGGDCLYSYSIITVDSCKVLNDIHNRMPAILDGEEAVSKWLDFGEVPAQEALKLIRPTENIAFHRVSSVVNSSWNNAPECVFPLHLLAGKELTVSASSQKMLQWLATKSPKKEEPRTPQKAEPDVPQWSSQFLQKSPGTPKRGSAGLLERWLKQGQEEEPVAKRPHTQ; encoded by the exons ATGTGCGGCCGGACGTCCTGCCACCTGCCCAGGGAGGTCCTGGCCCGAGCTTGCGCCTACCGGGACCGACAGGGCCACCAGCGGCTCCCGGAGTGGAGGGACCCAGATCGGTACTGCCCCTCGTACAACAAGAGCCCGCGCTCCAGCAGCCCGGTGCTCCTGTCCCGGCTGCACCTGGAGAAG GACGCAGACTCGTCCGAGCGGATCATCGCACCCATGCGGTGGGGCCTGGTCCCCTACTGGTTCAAGGAAGCGGATCTTTCCAAGCTGCAGATCAACACCAGCAACTGCCGCAGTGACACCATCATGGAGAAGCGGTCCTTCAAG GTGCCTCTGGTTAAGGGGAGACGCTGTGTCGTCTTGGCGGACGGCTTCTACGAATGGCAGCGACGTCAGGCCACGAGCCACCGGCAGCCCTACTTCATCTACTTCCCCCAGGTCAAGCCCGAGAAG TCCGAGCAGGTGGGTGCTGTGGCCAGCCCCGAGGACTGGGAGAAGGTCTGGGACAACTGGAGGCCACTGACGATGGCCGGGATCTTTGACTGCTGGGAGCCCCCGGCGGGAGGAGACTGCCTCTATTCCTACAGCATCATCACAGTGGACTCCTGCAAAGTCTTGAACGACATCCACAACAG GATGCCTGCCATACTGGATGGCGAAGAGGCGGTCTCCAAGTGGCTGGACTTCGGTGAGGTCCCAGCTCAGGAAGCTCTGAAGTTGATCCGCCCCACGGAGAACATCGCCTTCCACCGGGTGTCGTCCGTGGTGAACAGCTCCTGGAACAACGCTCCCGAGTGTGTGTTCCCGCTCCACCTGCTGGCCGGAAAG GAGCTCACGGTGAGCGCCAGCAGCCAGAAGATGCTGCAGTGGCTGGCCACGAAGTCACCCAAAAAGGAAGAGCCCAGAACACCCCAAAAGGCAGAGCCAGATGTGCCCCAGTGGTCCAGCCAGTTCCTGCAGAAGAGCCCAGGAACCCCCAAGAGAGGCAGCGCCGGCCTCCTGGAGCGATGGCTGAagcaggggcaggaggaagagcctGTGGCCAAGCGGCCTCACACGCAGTAG
- the HMCES gene encoding abasic site processing protein HMCES isoform X2, with protein sequence MCGRTSCHLPREVLARACAYRDRQGHQRLPEWRDPDRYCPSYNKSPRSSSPVLLSRLHLEKDADSSERIIAPMRWGLVPYWFKEADLSKLQINTSNCRSDTIMEKRSFKVPLVKGRRCVVLADGFYEWQRRQATSHRQPYFIYFPQSEQVGAVASPEDWEKVWDNWRPLTMAGIFDCWEPPAGGDCLYSYSIITVDSCKVLNDIHNRMPAILDGEEAVSKWLDFGEVPAQEALKLIRPTENIAFHRVSSVVNSSWNNAPECVFPLHLLAGKELTVSASSQKMLQWLATKSPKKEEPRTPQKAEPDVPQWSSQFLQKSPGTPKRGSAGLLERWLKQGQEEEPVAKRPHTQ encoded by the exons ATGTGCGGCCGGACGTCCTGCCACCTGCCCAGGGAGGTCCTGGCCCGAGCTTGCGCCTACCGGGACCGACAGGGCCACCAGCGGCTCCCGGAGTGGAGGGACCCAGATCGGTACTGCCCCTCGTACAACAAGAGCCCGCGCTCCAGCAGCCCGGTGCTCCTGTCCCGGCTGCACCTGGAGAAG GACGCAGACTCGTCCGAGCGGATCATCGCACCCATGCGGTGGGGCCTGGTCCCCTACTGGTTCAAGGAAGCGGATCTTTCCAAGCTGCAGATCAACACCAGCAACTGCCGCAGTGACACCATCATGGAGAAGCGGTCCTTCAAG GTGCCTCTGGTTAAGGGGAGACGCTGTGTCGTCTTGGCGGACGGCTTCTACGAATGGCAGCGACGTCAGGCCACGAGCCACCGGCAGCCCTACTTCATCTACTTCCCCCAG TCCGAGCAGGTGGGTGCTGTGGCCAGCCCCGAGGACTGGGAGAAGGTCTGGGACAACTGGAGGCCACTGACGATGGCCGGGATCTTTGACTGCTGGGAGCCCCCGGCGGGAGGAGACTGCCTCTATTCCTACAGCATCATCACAGTGGACTCCTGCAAAGTCTTGAACGACATCCACAACAG GATGCCTGCCATACTGGATGGCGAAGAGGCGGTCTCCAAGTGGCTGGACTTCGGTGAGGTCCCAGCTCAGGAAGCTCTGAAGTTGATCCGCCCCACGGAGAACATCGCCTTCCACCGGGTGTCGTCCGTGGTGAACAGCTCCTGGAACAACGCTCCCGAGTGTGTGTTCCCGCTCCACCTGCTGGCCGGAAAG GAGCTCACGGTGAGCGCCAGCAGCCAGAAGATGCTGCAGTGGCTGGCCACGAAGTCACCCAAAAAGGAAGAGCCCAGAACACCCCAAAAGGCAGAGCCAGATGTGCCCCAGTGGTCCAGCCAGTTCCTGCAGAAGAGCCCAGGAACCCCCAAGAGAGGCAGCGCCGGCCTCCTGGAGCGATGGCTGAagcaggggcaggaggaagagcctGTGGCCAAGCGGCCTCACACGCAGTAG
- the HMCES gene encoding abasic site processing protein HMCES isoform X3: MCGRTSCHLPREVLARACAYRDRQGHQRLPEWRDPDRYCPSYNKSPRSSSPVLLSRLHLEKDADSSERIIAPMRWGLVPYWFKEADLSKLQINTSNCRSDTIMEKRSFKSEQVGAVASPEDWEKVWDNWRPLTMAGIFDCWEPPAGGDCLYSYSIITVDSCKVLNDIHNRMPAILDGEEAVSKWLDFGEVPAQEALKLIRPTENIAFHRVSSVVNSSWNNAPECVFPLHLLAGKELTVSASSQKMLQWLATKSPKKEEPRTPQKAEPDVPQWSSQFLQKSPGTPKRGSAGLLERWLKQGQEEEPVAKRPHTQ; encoded by the exons ATGTGCGGCCGGACGTCCTGCCACCTGCCCAGGGAGGTCCTGGCCCGAGCTTGCGCCTACCGGGACCGACAGGGCCACCAGCGGCTCCCGGAGTGGAGGGACCCAGATCGGTACTGCCCCTCGTACAACAAGAGCCCGCGCTCCAGCAGCCCGGTGCTCCTGTCCCGGCTGCACCTGGAGAAG GACGCAGACTCGTCCGAGCGGATCATCGCACCCATGCGGTGGGGCCTGGTCCCCTACTGGTTCAAGGAAGCGGATCTTTCCAAGCTGCAGATCAACACCAGCAACTGCCGCAGTGACACCATCATGGAGAAGCGGTCCTTCAAG TCCGAGCAGGTGGGTGCTGTGGCCAGCCCCGAGGACTGGGAGAAGGTCTGGGACAACTGGAGGCCACTGACGATGGCCGGGATCTTTGACTGCTGGGAGCCCCCGGCGGGAGGAGACTGCCTCTATTCCTACAGCATCATCACAGTGGACTCCTGCAAAGTCTTGAACGACATCCACAACAG GATGCCTGCCATACTGGATGGCGAAGAGGCGGTCTCCAAGTGGCTGGACTTCGGTGAGGTCCCAGCTCAGGAAGCTCTGAAGTTGATCCGCCCCACGGAGAACATCGCCTTCCACCGGGTGTCGTCCGTGGTGAACAGCTCCTGGAACAACGCTCCCGAGTGTGTGTTCCCGCTCCACCTGCTGGCCGGAAAG GAGCTCACGGTGAGCGCCAGCAGCCAGAAGATGCTGCAGTGGCTGGCCACGAAGTCACCCAAAAAGGAAGAGCCCAGAACACCCCAAAAGGCAGAGCCAGATGTGCCCCAGTGGTCCAGCCAGTTCCTGCAGAAGAGCCCAGGAACCCCCAAGAGAGGCAGCGCCGGCCTCCTGGAGCGATGGCTGAagcaggggcaggaggaagagcctGTGGCCAAGCGGCCTCACACGCAGTAG
- the LOC133235592 gene encoding histone H1.10, with the protein MSVELEEALPLTTAEGAAKKAAKAGGSAALSPSKKRKNSKKKNQPGKYSQLVVETIRRLGERNGSSLAKIYAEAKKVAWFDQQNGRTYLKYSIKALVQNDTLLQVKGTGANGSFKLNRKKLEGGGGERRGAPAPASAPAPAAHKAKKAAPGAAAPRRADKKPAKGPQPEKRSHKKGAASKKDKGSKAKKAAAAGGKKVKKAAKPSVPKVPKGRK; encoded by the coding sequence ATGTCTGTGGAGCTCGAAGAGGCCCTGCCGCTGACGACTGCCGAGGGGGCGGCCAAGAAGGCGGCGAAGGCCGGAGGCTCGGCCGCATTGTCTCCGTCGAAGAAGAggaagaatagcaaaaagaagaATCAGCCGGGCAAGTACAGCCAACTGGTGGTGGAGACCATCCGCCGGTTAGGCGAGCGCAACGGCTCATCGCTGGCCAAGATCTACGCCGAGGCCAAGAAGGTGGCATGGTTCGACCAACAAAACGGGCGCACCTACCTCAAGTACTCCATCAAGGCGCTGGTGCAGAACGACACCCTGCTGCAGGTGAAGGGCACCGGCGCCAACGGCTCCTTCAAGCTCAACCGCAAGAAGCTGGAGGGTGGCGGCGGCGAGCGGCGCGGAGCCCCGGCGCCCGCTTCTGCCCCAGCGCCCGCTGCGCACAAGGCCAAGAAGGCGGCCCCAGGCGCGGCCGCCCCGCGACGCGCGGACAAGAAGCCGGCTAAGGGCCCACAGCCCGAGAAGCGCTCGCACAAGAAGGGCGCCGCTTCCAAGAAGGACAAAGGCAGCAAGGCCAAGAAGGCGGCGGCCGCGGGTGGCAAGAAGGTGAAGAAGGCGGCCAAGCCCAGCGTCCCCAAAGTGCCCAAGGGCCGCAAGTGA